One region of Sulfurisphaera ohwakuensis genomic DNA includes:
- the glmS gene encoding glutamine--fructose-6-phosphate transaminase (isomerizing) — protein sequence MGGIFGFICKNPRDVSIINIGLKRLIYRGYDSAGIVYEKDSSLEVIKMLGNIAKSEIKVNDKSKVALGHTRYASRGWPTLNNAHPITDCKGEIGLVMDGILYDYEILREKLEREGHKFVTTTDTEVLPHYLEGNYEEKLKGIWNVVRGLYSFAFIVKGVEKIFAVNAGQGLYIGISNGCFFISSDLPSLTGFAENAIIVPENTYVILSPDSFKIFNTQGEVDGELKRVKYKEEIADKGGFSHFMLKEIYDIPFSLINSVNSLMEKYLSLASMIIANARKVYIIANGSSLHAGYISSYYLHDVSLNVVSAAEFPYYALDNITTGTVVIAISQSGETSDVIRSVKLAKQRGAVILGITNSVGSRLALESNVYLPITAGPELAVPATKTFTSTIVVLKILSDYVSYQLGKIDKKDIDHDKNEIQRLSKLVLDSLPYMEKRAEELVNLIDKESLYVASSGINYPIALEGALKFKEASLTHAEGVQLGELLHGPIVLANKGYPILVIKPAEEQAEDLYNKVIKLAKDRGSPIITISPEGDFRSVKTTRDLSPIANVIPLQLLSYKLGVKKELPIDTPVGLVKAVTI from the coding sequence ATGGGAGGGATTTTTGGATTTATATGTAAAAATCCTAGGGATGTTTCTATTATTAATATTGGTTTAAAAAGGCTCATTTATAGGGGATATGATAGTGCGGGTATTGTTTATGAAAAGGACTCCTCATTAGAAGTAATTAAGATGTTGGGTAATATTGCTAAGAGTGAAATTAAGGTTAATGATAAGTCTAAAGTTGCCTTAGGTCATACTAGGTACGCAAGTAGGGGATGGCCAACATTAAATAATGCACATCCGATAACTGATTGTAAAGGGGAAATTGGACTGGTTATGGATGGTATTTTATATGATTATGAGATATTAAGGGAAAAATTGGAGAGGGAGGGACATAAATTTGTTACTACTACTGATACTGAAGTTTTACCACATTATCTGGAAGGAAATTATGAGGAGAAGTTAAAGGGTATCTGGAATGTAGTTAGGGGTTTATATTCCTTTGCTTTCATAGTTAAGGGTGTTGAAAAGATATTTGCAGTAAATGCTGGTCAAGGATTATATATTGGTATTTCTAATGGATGTTTCTTTATTTCAAGTGATTTACCCTCTTTAACTGGTTTTGCGGAAAACGCTATCATTGTCCCGGAGAATACTTATGTAATATTATCTCCAGATAGTTTTAAGATATTTAACACCCAAGGTGAAGTAGATGGTGAATTAAAGAGGGTTAAGTATAAGGAAGAGATTGCGGATAAGGGAGGTTTTTCACACTTTATGCTAAAAGAAATTTATGATATTCCTTTCTCGTTAATAAATTCTGTAAATTCACTCATGGAAAAGTACTTATCTTTAGCTTCAATGATAATTGCAAATGCTAGAAAGGTTTACATTATTGCTAATGGTAGTAGTTTGCATGCTGGCTATATTTCTTCCTATTACCTTCATGATGTTAGTTTAAACGTTGTGAGTGCAGCTGAATTTCCTTATTACGCACTAGATAATATTACAACTGGGACTGTGGTTATTGCAATTAGTCAGAGTGGGGAAACTTCAGATGTAATAAGGAGTGTTAAACTTGCAAAGCAGAGGGGTGCTGTAATTTTGGGTATTACTAACTCTGTAGGCTCTAGATTAGCTTTAGAATCAAATGTTTATTTACCAATAACTGCCGGACCGGAACTTGCTGTACCAGCTACAAAGACCTTCACTTCTACTATTGTGGTTCTAAAAATTTTATCTGATTATGTATCTTATCAACTAGGTAAAATTGATAAGAAAGACATAGATCATGATAAGAATGAAATACAAAGATTATCGAAATTGGTTTTAGACTCATTACCCTATATGGAGAAAAGGGCTGAGGAGTTAGTTAATTTGATTGATAAAGAGAGTCTTTATGTTGCTAGTAGTGGTATCAATTATCCAATTGCCCTTGAGGGAGCTTTAAAGTTTAAGGAGGCTTCACTAACCCATGCTGAAGGTGTTCAATTAGGAGAACTTCTTCATGGTCCAATTGTTTTAGCCAATAAGGGTTATCCAATACTAGTTATAAAGCCTGCTGAAGAGCAAGCAGAGGATTTATATAACAAAGTTATTAAGTTAGCAAAAGATAGGGGCAGTCCAATAATAACTATTTCCCCAGAGGGTGATTTTAGGAGTGTAAAGACTACTAGAGATCTTTCTCCAATAGCTAATGTTATTCCCCTTCAACTGTTATCTTATAAACTTGGTGTTAAGAAGGAGTTACCAATTGATACTCCAGTAGGCTTAGTTAAAGCCGTAACTATATAA
- the nagA gene encoding N-acetylglucosamine-6-phosphate deacetylase has product MELKITNARIITPYKEIESGSVIIKDGIISEILEERTDGEDFERMLLLPGFVDIHTHGIGGYDYTSWDNEEDFIKNAIGMKKKLIQHGVTTFLPTTVTMPRESLLEACKAISQTDILGLHLEGPYISEKHAGAQDVRYIRNPDKNEVLECVRESNSKVITITYSPEKDLDFIPFLLSLGIYPSIGHTDADYETAVRAFLLGANRVTHLFNAMRVFHHRDPGVILASINFSPFIEIIPDFIHVNKEVIRFLTKIVDIKRIVAVTDSIIATDLQDGTYTLGKMRLRVENGIARTENGKLAGSTLTMDKAFKNLSSIIGIREASLICSYNPARAIGLSDRGIIEKGKRADLILMDEKLNVKKVFINGEEIFSSN; this is encoded by the coding sequence ATGGAGTTAAAAATAACAAACGCTAGAATCATAACACCTTATAAGGAAATTGAAAGTGGTAGTGTAATAATTAAAGATGGGATAATTAGTGAAATATTAGAGGAAAGGACTGACGGAGAAGACTTCGAGAGAATGCTCTTACTTCCAGGGTTTGTTGATATTCATACTCACGGAATTGGTGGATATGATTATACATCATGGGATAATGAAGAGGATTTCATAAAAAACGCTATAGGGATGAAAAAGAAACTGATCCAACACGGTGTAACAACTTTCTTACCTACAACAGTTACAATGCCTAGGGAAAGTCTGTTGGAGGCTTGTAAGGCTATATCACAGACAGATATTTTAGGACTTCACTTAGAAGGTCCTTATATAAGTGAAAAACATGCTGGTGCACAAGATGTAAGATATATAAGAAATCCAGATAAGAATGAAGTGTTGGAGTGTGTCAGAGAGAGTAATAGTAAAGTAATAACAATAACTTATTCTCCCGAAAAAGATCTGGATTTTATCCCATTTCTGTTAAGTTTAGGAATTTACCCTTCAATAGGACATACAGATGCTGATTATGAGACAGCAGTTAGAGCATTCCTCTTAGGTGCTAATAGGGTTACACATTTATTTAATGCAATGAGGGTATTTCATCATAGAGATCCAGGTGTAATTTTAGCTAGTATTAATTTTTCTCCATTTATTGAAATAATTCCAGACTTTATACACGTTAACAAGGAGGTAATAAGGTTTTTAACTAAAATAGTTGATATAAAAAGAATTGTTGCAGTAACAGATTCTATAATAGCTACTGATCTTCAAGACGGTACTTATACTTTGGGTAAAATGAGGTTAAGGGTTGAAAATGGTATTGCAAGGACTGAGAATGGAAAATTGGCCGGGAGTACTTTAACAATGGATAAGGCATTTAAAAATTTATCAAGTATTATAGGAATAAGGGAGGCTTCACTCATATGTTCATATAATCCAGCAAGAGCAATAGGACTTAGTGACAGAGGGATTATTGAAAAGGGGAAGAGGGCTGACTTAATCTTAATGGATGAAAAGTTGAATGTTAAAAAAGTATTTATAAACGGAGAGGAGATTTTTTCTAGCAATTAG
- a CDS encoding FAD-binding oxidoreductase — protein sequence METFLLAKKEFEKEFGSKFLDTEEIIDEYSKAPYLVSPILSKMGKRILGAVIAEDENDIEYTIKVCNKYRIPLLARGSGTSTIGQVLPIFPSIVIDIQKLNKILELNNNSLKISPGVKVLQALNYLRKRGKELRVYPSSFYISTLGGYIAGGDVGIGSYQFGYHFHGNGIKRVKIVAPNGSQELTGDMTLAVAQAAGTTGIITEAEVAVIDYEDWKDQLVRFNNVNEVVNFLKDLEKERPSIRRITVEDEETLALVSQGRVKPGKWNVILASTKSFGEEVNMRFLDELAFAAIYVTMSKLTRFPNYFYEVRLLPLNSFLSVVSQIKRALGSNVLIHGDVMTLRGETIIYTVFMSDKSNFELIDSIMIKEGIPFEIHSLVVNDRVDEEYRLELMKKLKKMVDPHDILNPGKLRI from the coding sequence ATGGAGACATTTTTATTGGCTAAAAAAGAGTTTGAAAAAGAATTCGGTTCTAAATTTCTTGATACTGAAGAAATTATAGATGAATATTCGAAAGCTCCTTACTTAGTTTCACCCATCCTTTCAAAAATGGGTAAAAGAATTTTAGGTGCTGTAATAGCTGAAGATGAGAATGACATTGAATATACAATTAAAGTTTGTAATAAATATCGTATTCCCTTATTAGCTAGAGGTTCTGGAACTTCAACAATTGGTCAAGTTTTACCTATTTTTCCTTCAATAGTTATTGATATTCAGAAACTGAATAAAATATTAGAACTTAATAATAACTCTTTAAAAATATCTCCGGGAGTCAAGGTTCTACAAGCACTTAATTACTTAAGAAAACGGGGAAAAGAATTAAGAGTATATCCCAGTAGTTTTTATATATCTACTTTAGGAGGTTACATTGCCGGTGGAGATGTAGGAATAGGATCTTATCAGTTTGGCTATCACTTTCACGGTAATGGAATTAAGCGTGTAAAAATAGTAGCTCCTAATGGATCTCAAGAACTTACTGGAGACATGACTTTAGCCGTTGCTCAAGCAGCTGGAACTACTGGAATTATAACTGAGGCTGAAGTAGCTGTAATTGATTATGAAGACTGGAAAGATCAATTAGTACGATTCAATAACGTTAATGAAGTGGTTAACTTCTTAAAAGATCTTGAAAAAGAAAGACCTAGTATAAGAAGAATTACTGTAGAAGACGAGGAGACTTTGGCTTTAGTCTCTCAAGGAAGAGTTAAGCCAGGAAAGTGGAATGTTATATTAGCAAGCACTAAGAGTTTCGGAGAAGAGGTAAATATGAGGTTTTTAGACGAATTAGCATTTGCAGCAATTTATGTAACCATGAGCAAATTAACTAGATTTCCAAACTATTTTTATGAGGTAAGATTACTTCCTCTAAATAGTTTTCTAAGTGTTGTAAGTCAAATAAAGAGAGCTCTAGGTTCTAACGTATTAATTCACGGTGATGTTATGACTTTGAGAGGTGAAACAATAATCTACACTGTATTCATGTCAGATAAAAGCAATTTCGAATTAATAGATTCGATAATGATAAAGGAAGGTATACCATTTGAAATACATTCCCTAGTAGTAAATGATAGAGTTGATGAGGAATATAGACTAGAATTAATGAAGAAATTAAAGAAAATGGTTGATCCGCATGATATTCTAAACCCAGGGAAGCTGAGAATATGA
- a CDS encoding DUF1177 domain-containing protein — MILKTLIDVIDILESKNPLEMIRKRLENKVEYEEITVGEVPYIKVLYKGGGKDKIEILGRLGAIQMVGTSKGLVSDADGAIITLTTLFELLDLMDKGVAFNIDILFVTNLATKAKLIPHKPFDFMVPLMGLDDALKIEVDPTASFILSIDSTKGNRLAKYNDFALTHVVKDGYILKLHDNVIDIYNRVTEHEIYMVPLTTGDLTPLDYNVYHISTLISPWLYTSSPVVGLATVSKQVIPGYETGVQNLTMFEHASRFCVELIKYLEKGGKVYDENELMELESKLGKSNLIKAKRV; from the coding sequence ATGATTTTGAAGACTCTAATTGACGTAATTGATATCTTAGAATCTAAAAACCCGTTAGAAATGATTAGAAAGAGACTAGAAAATAAGGTTGAATATGAGGAAATTACAGTAGGGGAGGTTCCTTATATTAAAGTCTTATATAAAGGCGGAGGGAAGGATAAGATTGAAATTTTAGGAAGACTAGGAGCTATTCAAATGGTTGGTACTAGTAAGGGTTTAGTTTCTGATGCTGATGGTGCTATTATCACATTAACTACACTCTTTGAACTTCTTGACCTAATGGATAAAGGAGTTGCCTTTAACATTGACATATTATTTGTTACAAATTTAGCTACAAAGGCTAAATTAATCCCTCATAAACCATTTGACTTTATGGTCCCCTTAATGGGATTAGATGATGCATTAAAGATCGAAGTAGATCCTACAGCTTCATTTATATTATCTATAGATTCTACCAAGGGGAACAGGTTAGCAAAATACAATGATTTTGCACTAACGCATGTTGTTAAAGATGGTTATATATTAAAATTGCACGATAACGTTATTGACATCTATAATAGAGTAACGGAACATGAAATTTATATGGTACCCCTTACTACTGGTGATCTTACACCTTTAGACTATAATGTGTATCACATTAGTACTTTAATTTCCCCTTGGTTATATACTTCATCACCAGTTGTAGGATTAGCAACTGTTTCTAAACAAGTGATACCGGGGTATGAGACTGGAGTTCAAAATCTAACAATGTTTGAGCATGCATCTAGATTTTGTGTTGAACTTATAAAATATTTAGAAAAGGGCGGAAAAGTATACGACGAAAACGAGTTAATGGAATTAGAAAGTAAATTGGGTAAATCGAATTTAATTAAGGCTAAGAGAGTGTAA
- a CDS encoding M20 family metallopeptidase — protein MIVSLLRDLIEIQTVNPPGKDYETIVNYLKDLFSGLGFKTELITIPEEYIDKNYIYSPQHKGHKRVILIVKNSREPLLHFNFHYDVVPPGDNWITEPFKLKIIDNKAFGRGTSDMKGAIVSLYLALSRFNETPIEIAFVPDEESGGIGSKYLTEEIGIKPKEVIFGEPSFPNIYIGHYGIIRGVIKVFGKQVHASMANEGVNAFLEASKFALKLNEELSKKYNINLGGYTINSSNNDGIVPGFFAFSYYRAISPNEEKLFDKEIVDTVSKELGINYEFEIKSTIPGYVSKESDLTKQLKYCVKSVLNINPEKLVSSLRYDAIFYKDSVSVNFGPGDPKQAHIVNEYIELKNIEKTSLVYECLLREKIKSFKNT, from the coding sequence ATGATTGTTTCACTATTAAGAGATTTAATAGAAATTCAAACGGTAAATCCACCGGGAAAAGATTATGAAACAATTGTAAACTATTTGAAGGATTTATTTTCTGGATTAGGGTTTAAAACCGAACTTATAACTATACCGGAGGAATACATTGATAAAAATTATATTTATTCTCCTCAACATAAAGGACATAAAAGAGTTATACTGATTGTAAAAAATTCTAGAGAACCATTACTTCATTTCAACTTTCATTACGATGTAGTTCCGCCTGGAGATAATTGGATAACAGAACCGTTTAAACTAAAGATAATTGATAACAAAGCATTTGGTAGGGGAACGTCAGATATGAAAGGAGCTATAGTTAGCTTATATTTAGCTTTATCAAGGTTCAATGAGACACCAATAGAGATCGCCTTTGTTCCCGATGAGGAGAGTGGAGGAATTGGTTCTAAATATTTAACAGAAGAAATCGGAATTAAACCTAAGGAGGTAATATTTGGAGAACCTAGCTTCCCAAATATCTACATAGGGCACTACGGTATAATAAGAGGTGTTATAAAAGTTTTTGGAAAGCAAGTCCATGCAAGCATGGCGAATGAAGGTGTAAATGCATTTCTTGAAGCATCAAAGTTTGCCCTCAAATTAAATGAAGAATTAAGTAAGAAATATAATATTAATTTGGGCGGATATACTATAAATTCTTCTAATAATGATGGAATAGTACCAGGATTTTTTGCCTTTAGTTATTATAGGGCTATTTCACCTAATGAAGAAAAGCTTTTTGATAAAGAGATTGTTGACACAGTTTCCAAAGAGTTGGGAATAAATTATGAATTCGAAATAAAATCTACAATACCAGGATATGTTTCTAAAGAATCAGATTTAACTAAGCAACTAAAGTATTGTGTTAAATCTGTTTTAAATATAAACCCAGAAAAGTTAGTCAGCAGTCTAAGATATGATGCAATATTCTATAAAGATTCTGTTTCAGTGAATTTTGGTCCTGGAGATCCCAAACAAGCACATATAGTGAATGAATATATAGAACTAAAAAACATTGAAAAAACCAGTTTAGTCTATGAGTGTTTATTGAGGGAAAAGATAAAAAGTTTTAAAAATACGTGA
- a CDS encoding helix-turn-helix domain-containing protein gives MKKLYKINFSILHEGCWTSNVKDKVVTLNISKYNNNKIKVSIISPRLLIKDLEKSENVYDILKYRKIKGGYIIDFLEEISSTVSGYLLSDDNVLYHKNIVRQKLEKWEIISLGKSVTNKLTEKFNISSISINEIKPSDILYYGLTEKELLVLKNAISMGYFNYPRAVKANEIAKKLGISKQDFLYHLRNSINKLVSSIDFD, from the coding sequence ATGAAGAAACTATACAAGATTAACTTTTCAATATTACATGAAGGTTGCTGGACCAGTAACGTTAAGGATAAAGTAGTTACATTGAATATCTCAAAATACAATAATAATAAGATAAAAGTTAGTATAATATCGCCTCGACTATTAATAAAAGATCTAGAGAAATCTGAGAATGTATATGATATATTAAAGTATAGGAAGATTAAGGGAGGTTATATTATTGATTTTCTTGAGGAAATAAGTAGTACCGTATCTGGGTATTTATTATCTGACGACAACGTCTTATATCATAAAAATATTGTAAGACAGAAATTAGAAAAATGGGAAATAATATCGCTAGGTAAATCTGTTACCAATAAATTAACTGAAAAATTTAATATTAGTAGTATTTCAATTAATGAAATAAAACCCTCAGATATACTATACTATGGTCTAACTGAAAAGGAGTTATTAGTTCTCAAAAATGCGATTTCGATGGGCTATTTTAACTATCCCAGAGCAGTAAAGGCTAATGAGATAGCTAAAAAATTAGGAATAAGCAAGCAAGATTTCCTTTATCATTTAAGAAATTCAATTAATAAATTAGTCTCCTCAATTGATTTTGATTAA